The window ctttacacgcatattcacactagtaattacttcaatTTAGTGTTGTAATTGGGCTTGGgtgtggcatgttggctcttaATCTCCCCCTTAATACTTTTAGCCTTTGAATATACCTTTGACGCCCTTGGTATACTCGAAAAATCATGAAAGTTGGATACCTGTGGACTTTTACGTGAATGTACAGCGATTGGGTTCAGCGTGTTAAGCGGGCTCCATAGCACCCCCTAATGCGTGGAAGGCCATAGTTTGGAAaaagttgatcctatattcatgaaatttggtaggcacatcccggtcattatttcagacatatttcttattgggtttcattagctcctcCCAACCGGAAGTTGGCCATTTAGaattttgtgcatttttcatgtattttatgcatacgtTTACATACTCCTCTTAGAGAGTTTATCAGATTTGCAtaaaatttgggtggtataactcTCAAACTAATGTGacgctaaattgcgaaggaatgTTTGATCGATATATCAAACTGTGATATCATAGGTCATGTGAGAAGATGCCATTTTATCacatactcctcctagaggattcaagagatccatctcaaagtcagGCAGCAGAATTTCAACGCCTTCACGATGcaaaattgcgaagcttttgtgttttcacaaAACGGCATTGTTGTGGCGGCGTGGCGTATTTCGATGTTTCGACATGACACatgaggctgttgtaacttggctttacatagtccaatttgccccaaatttcacaagctggataagagtccaggcctgaaaacatatatgtgccattatgagtgatagtcatagcgccacctacaggaaacaggaagttgttgtaaacaatacattgtccaatctgcccaaaacttgacatgttttataagattcccggcctgaagacatatacgtgccattatgagtgatagtcatagcgccaccaacaggaaacaggaagttgttgtaaattaaattataaattgtCCAATCAGCCCCAAACTTGACATGCTTTATTAAAGTCTTTAGCGCCACGCGCTCCACGGAGAAAATaccctctaactgttgcgtgccgTGTCCGACTTTCATGGAAATGCATAGCAGCGGGTACCCCCAACGTGCACAAAGGGGTGAGGGCCTGTTcaacgctgcttgcagctttgattattattattttatgtctttgagTGCAAAAATGAGGTGCTGACATGGTGTGCTGGAGAATTTACATTATTCGCCATTGAAAGACAAACTGTTGTAACTCGTCTATACTTTGTCCAATCTCTCCCAAACTTGACCTACTTCATAGTAGTCCAGGCCTGACGACATCTTAATGGCAATATTGACATATAGTCATAGTGCCACcgactggcaacaggaagtcagcgttatgtgacaaacatcatccTATTTGCATGAATTTGACATTGTGTGATCTACACTTGACATAGAGCAACATAATACCTTTCTTGCCCGTGTTCTCTAGTGCCACATAGTGAACACAGGAAGTGGTGAAAAATTGTCAATCCGTTATTTCCTGTTCTACTCAATACACGCAGGAAATAACGTCTAAATTGTGCATGCAATGTCCAATGGTCACTATTTTAATGATCTATAGCACATGGTTGAAAGTGCATGGcacaagtgcatttagggcgtgtccaaaGTAAGGGGCTATGAAGGGttatatttagtctcttaattaatcataggtgtgttttgcgcaaaacaggaattaaaccaatGTCAAGATTTTAGTTTAAAGGTGGACCCAAACACAGAGAGACCAAGCAGGCAGGTGAATTTAACAAAAGTGAGCTTTTAATATCTAAAGCTGAAGTAACAAAAcaaagtttacaagaaaaaataaacagagtCCAGACTTGAGGAAACAAACTAAGTACAAATGAAATAcaccaaaaactaaactgagaacaaaaactaaattacaAACCAGAAGGCACGAGGAGCACGGGCAGGAGGAAACACTAGGAACATGGCAGAACAACGCAGGAGTGACGACGAATTGTCAAAGAGAcaggggaacacacaggcttaaatacacaAGGAGGGCATGATGATTACACAAAGGTGGAactaatcagggcggggcaaACAATCACAAAAAggcggggaaaaaaaacatagaaaggAAGTAAGAATAGACATGACACAGGAGGATTGAATTCCGGGACAAGAGGGCGCAGAAGATCTCTGGCGGGTGGCCCGAGGGCagggcagagacagagacggggAACTCGGGCGGATGGCTCGGGGGCAGAGCAGGGACAGAGCTGGGAAACTCGGGAACTTGGGGCTACGACCCAACAGGGACAGAGTCTTGGGACTGCGGCCAAAcagagggacagggacagggtcTTGGGACTGTGGCCCAGCAGTGAAAGGGACAGAGCATGGCTGAAACCCAGGCGGAACAGGGAGTGGCTGAAGCCCAGGCGGAGGCGGAACAGGGCGTGACTGAAACACAGGCAGAACAGGACGTGACGGAAGCCAAGGCGGAACAGGTGATGGCTGTGGAGACGAAGACCCAGccggaacagcaggtgatgGCTGCAGCCCAACCGGAACGGCAGGTGATGCTTGCGTCCCAAACGGATCAGCAGTGGATGGGCGGATGGTCCGGGgcagagcagagacagagcCAGGAAAACTTGGGCGGACAGCCCGGGGGCAGAGTAGGGACAGAGCTGGGAAACTCGGCGGACGGCCCGGGGGAAGAGCAGGGACAGAGCCGGAAAACTTGGGCGGACAACCCGGGGGCAGAGCAGGGACAGAGCCGGGAAACTCGGCGGACGGCCCAGGGGAAGAGCAGGGACAGAGCCGGAAAACTTGGGCAGACGGCCCGCGGgcagagcagagacagagcTGGGAAACTCGGGCGGACGGCTCGGGGGCAGAGTAGAAACAGAACTGGGAGACAAGGGAACTTGGGGCTGCGGCCCAGCAGTGAAAAGGACAGGGTCTTTGGACTGCGGCCCAGCAGGGACAGAGACAGGGTCTTGGGACTGCGGCCCagcagggacagggacagggacagggtcTTGGGACCGCGGCCCAGCAGTGAAAGACACAGGGCATGGCTGAAACCCAGGCGGAAAAGGGCATGGCTGAAGCCCAGTCAGAACAGGATGTGGAATAAACCCCGGCAGAACAGGACCTGACTGAAGCCCAGGTGGAACAGGTGATGGCTGCAGAGATGATGACCCAGCCCAAACAGCAAGTGATGGCTGCGGCCCAACCGTAATGACAGGTGATGGCTGCGACCCGAATGGAACGGCAGATGATGGCTGCGGCCCAACCGGAACGCCCGGTGATGGCTGCGGCCCTACCGGAACGGCAGGTGACGGCTACGGTccaaccggaacagcaggtgatgtctgcggcccaaccggaacagcaggtggTTGAGGCCCAATGGGAACAGCAGCTGGTAGTGACCCAACCGGGACAGCAGGTGGTTGCGGCCAAACAGGAGCAGCAGGTGGTTGCAGCCCAACCGGAGCAGAAGGGGTCGGCCGGACCCCGACAGGATGCTTGGATCAGGGGTCGGCCGGATCTCCGACAGGATGCTTGGATAAGGGGTCGGCCggacccccgacaggagacgtgaagcaggagtcggccggacagCCGAGAGGACATGTGGAGCAGGCGTCGGCCTGACCGCCAACAGGACACGTGGATCAGGAGTTGGCCGGACCACTGACAGGACATGTAAAGCAGGAGCCGGCTGGACCACCGACAGGACATGTGGATCAGGAGTCGACTCTATGCTCTAACAAAGTGCCTGACCACaagtcattttaagaccaacacacCCCTGGGCACACAGATGGGCGCAAGtacttacacaacgtgggcGCCGGGTAAAAGTGAAATTAGAAATGACAGTTGAGCTACGCTGTGTGCCGCTTTGCGATGGCTGTAAAATAGTGCAGGCAATCTTGATGATAATACGATTTTTGTTTCAGAGACAGCATTGTCCTCTGTATCAGCAAATCAGCTAAGATAAAACATTAATGTATAGACTGGAAATATAGTCATTGGTTTTGGATTGATTAGACTGGAAGTGGGGTCCTCCATAAGCATGATGGTTACTAACTAAGCCCTAGAGATAAACTTTCATTAAACTTTCATTATAAATCCTTAATGGATAAAGAAACCCCCACTTCAATTTCATTAAACTTTCAATATAAATCTGTATGAACAATGAATAAAGAAACCTTAGCCCTaccagctgtaacattaaagggatctacacattaatgcatcaataattttaatccagtaatatatgttattatgaaatgGGCCCTTCTGGATAATGAGtaattttacttatttactttgtatattttgatgctaatacttttgtgcTTTCACTCAAGTAACACTTTGATCGCAtggcttttacttgtaacaaagtatttctacactgtggtatttctactcTTGCttcagtaaaatatctgagtacttcttcctccactggCTCTATCCATAAtggttttgtcatttttgaaTAAAGAACACGTTTGAATGCCAAAACAGAACTTGGCCTCCTCAAGGTGTTTGACACATTAATGTAGAGATGATGACAAACTCTCAGGCCTAAAGTTTGGGTTATGTgcatattttattctttttgctTGTCTCATACCTTTCTAAATAGTTGTACCAATTACAATGGCACATAGTGAAAGTGTTCATAACAGAAAAAGGTTCAGAATGGGGCCAACAATTACATTTAGAGTCCAACTGTGTGAAGTGTGAACATTTTACTTAATAAAAGTGTCATATAGTGCCAGGAAGTGTTGGAACAAGCCCATATAGAATATATATGTACAAGTGAGCATATTGTGTTTAAGCTATTTACATGATTGCATAAACTGACAGCTCACTATAATAAACCTTTGTGCCTCAGTCAGTGTTTCACCTTAGTATGTCATTTTCAttgcataatttaaaaaaacatgcaaaacatgaCGCTGAGTTACAGGTTGCAGAGTTGAATGACACGTGCTTGATCTTtattgtgccaaatttgatggGAACTGAGTCGCTCGTTGGCTATTTCACCACCCCAACAAAATGTGTCACAGCAGTTTTGTGTTCGTAAAATCACCTTGAAATATTTTTACCGAAATGATCATTCTGAAAGCTGATCTGAACCAGCTGTAAAagaaagcataaataaatggattgagCACTGAATTTGACAGTGAGAGCCAGATAAAACTTTCAAACAGTGGGGCAAACACTGAAATGTGATTCAAAAGCTGAAAggtaaaacagagaaagaaaggagtCCAGCACATCAGAAAAACTCCCATAACAATAGCCAGAGTTTTGGTGGCCTTTCTCTGCATCTTACTGGCAGTTGCTCCAGACTTTGTGCTCTGACAGGTTGTGTTCTGGATGCTGCGTGCCTGTCTCTGTGCCACCATCAAAATCTTTAGGTAAATACAGACCATCATGATCACTGGGagataaaattatataataGGTCCAATGGTGTTTTCTatggtctgaaactagcaatgacatTTGCGATGCGCTGTGTACCGCTTTGCGCCGGCTGTAAGACAGTGCACGCAAACTTGATGATGATATAATTTTTGTTTAAGAGACAGAATTGCCCTCTGTATCAGCTAATCtgctaaaacaaaacattaatgttgttgtttgagggtttttgttgtagtttgttatatatatataattatattatatattaattatattatattataattatattatatattatgtatttagTCTGTGTACTTCCCTCATTCAGTGTCAGGTTGTCTCCTTTTttacctgtgtttttcctgccATTCTGCCTGTGTTCCCTCTGTTCTCTGTATTTTACCGGTTTGTACTTAGTTTAgtctttgggttttttttcctttgtattttgttttatctcaGCCTGCGCCCTCTGTTTTTTGGTTTCCTGTCAGCTTTATGTTTTGACACCAGCTTTGCATTAAAGCTCGCCTTTAATCAAGTTTACCTGGCTGCCTGGTCTCTTGCGTTTGGGTCCTCCTTTGAACTGAAACCTTAACAGATCTGACTACtttgaaagtcttgtagtgtgaactaggtgTTACTTTTAGCAACAACAtgatggttggccttaaaatacgtacgtaaaataaatacaaacaacgtaacataagtacggaaaatgTGATAACAACCTAGtgatacatttttgtttttgcattgttTTTCTATTACGCATAAAGCACAATACATGTGTCCTGCTTATTTATTATGGCAGGACACATATAATCTTGATGATCATATGATTGTTGTTTAAAAGACAGGATTGCCCCCTGTATCAGCTAATAGAGCTTGAGGTGAAGCAATAGATGAAACATAAATGTATAGACTGGAAAAATAGTCATGGGTTTTGGGTTAATTAGACTAGAAGTGGGGTCCCCCATAGGCATGATGGTTACTAATTAAGCCATAGAGATAAACCTTCATTAAACTTTCAATATAAATCTATATTAACAATTAATAAAGAAACCCTAGCTCAACTAGCTgtaatatatgatattataaaaATTGGCccttctgcataatgagtaattTCACTTATTtactttgtattttttgatgctaatacttttatactttcaCTCAAGTAACACTTTGATTGCATGGCTTTTACTTATAACAAAAAACAGAGCTTTACCTCAAGGTGTCTGACTTATTAATGTAGAGATGATGACAAACCTAAAGTTTAGGTTATGTgcatattttattctttttgctTGTCTCATACCTTTCTAAATAAATAGTTGTGCCACTACAGTGGCACATACTGAAAGTGTTTATGACATAAAGAGGTTCAGAATGGGACCAACAACTACATCAAGAGTCCAACTCTCTGCATGAtgttatcaatttattttttgctgtgTTGGAAGTGTTGCAAATGTTGAAACAAGCACATACAGAATACACATGTACATGTGAGCATAGTGTGTTTAAGCTTTTTACATGATTGCAAAGTGACAGCTCACTGTTATGCACCTCAGTCAGTGTTTCACCttagtatgtagtatatattgCATAATtaagaaaacattcaaaacatgaTGCTGCCTTACAGGTTGCAGAGTTTCATGACACATTCGTGAGCCTTTACAGCACTCCAAAGAATACATCACAGCAGTTTCGTGTTCGTAAAATCACCTTGAAATATTTTTCCCGAAATGATCATTCTTAAAGCTGATCTGAACCAGCTGTAAAAGAAAGCATAAATGAATGGATTGAACATTGAATTTGACAGTGTGAGCCAGTTAAGAGTTTCAAACAGTGGCACCCACATGGGCACGTGATTCAAAACCTGACAGCTAACATAGAGAAAGAAAGGAGTCCAGCACATCAGAAAAACTCCCATAACAATAGCCAGGGTTTTGGTGGactttctctccatcttacTGGCAGTTGCTCCAGACTTTGTGTTCTGACAGGTTGTGTTCTGGATGTTGCGTGCCTGTCTCTGGGCAACAAGGAAAATCTTTAGGTAGATACAGAGCATTATGATCACTGGgagataaaatgagaaaaactgtgcCAAAATTCTTGCACGTCGAAAATCAATAACAcagttttctttacatttttcattgatTAATCCTGGAATTGCACGGCCAATGGCAACTAAAACAGAAACACTCCAGCTTACTACAATCATGACTGcaacaacattaacatttaTCTTAGTTCTATAGTTCAGAGGCTGACACACTGCATAATATCTGTCAATGGAAATACAACATGTATTCAAAATGGAAGATACGCTCAGTGTTGCATCCAAACTGTCTCGTACTTTGCAAAATAAATCTTCATAATACAAACATGAGCTAAGAGAGAATACCATGCTGAGAGGAAAAACTACAAGACCAACAAGCAGGTCCGccacagccagagagagaatgagaaagtttgtagcAGTGTGGAGCTGTTTGAAGTAAATAATGGAGATTATTACAAGAAGGTTTCCACATATTGTGACAACAGATAATGAgccaaggaaaataaataataaaacacatattgTAGAAGGGGTGCCTTTCAGGATGTAAGAGCCATTATCTATTTCATAACAGGGATGTATGTCATTAACATTGTCTTCTGATGCCATGTTTCTGGGTTCCTGCAGATCAGTTGTCAATTGACGATTAACAATATGAAAAATcacattaatttaaaatatttttacctGCATGAATGCAAAACTACAATAAGAGGTCCCTCTGTTGATGGGTGTTCTTCATTACTGTGCCACTGTGCACGATCTTTTTATCAACCTGTATCTCATTACCATAATGAATACATTCTAAAATGGTCCAATAAGATGTGGGACTTTTCATCGGGATGACATTAGATGCCAgattaacatactatactgtagatgagatttactttttaaatcctttttgaattatttaattcTACGAGAATTGCTAATATCTGAAACACCATTTAGGTAGGCCTACTAGGGTCTTTTCCCAAGGACATGAAACCAAAAGTCTACTGGCCTAACAAAAATGCAACCTACCCCCATGTCTTTAAGATTTTAGAATGAGCCCACTCTGAAAAGTTCATTCCAGGTTAGTCCTAATGCAATAATGTCATGATGCAAAacaattcattattttacagCAATAGTAGTAGTTAAAGCCGTAATAATAGAAGGTACATTATTAGTGGCCTACTCTGTATCACGtcaaagcatgtaatagactcacctgtccaccagaggatagcacgtttgcctcgccgaggcatGAATTTTACACACGtttatgaaggtgcagtaccagcaggggtcAACAAAACTGCTCACTTTGGTTTGGGCAACTAAACCACTTATAGCTAGTTCACATAACACAACTTTATCACAGATTTTCCACCTCCCGACTATTTTTGGAGCTCCccaacaaaagccccagatcagaggtaCATCGGCGTTGGCTCACCACTCGCACATCGCCGCTCGACAAAAAGGCTCGCAAATAAGCTCGCCAAGAAGCTCGCTGATGCcttgcagacacattccagatatctagcatgctaaatatctggacctgtcgcggactccggccacgagctacagccaatgagagcgcaagacaCGGGTTTAGGGAAAACCTGGGGTAGGCGAGGTcacctgtaacaataggaacttaccGTATGTGTTGCAATTGccacacggagcaaagttgttgttgcacccaGAGGAATAAATAGCAAAATAGAAGTGTGGAAACcagtggaaacaggctattttgtgaactAATGTAACAACAACCACGTCTTGCGTATGGTATCATGTCATTTACTTTGTATTCCTCGcctgttttcgtgacaaaacgtaATTTGGAGACCTCATCTGGGATACTTTTTTTGAGGCGCTTAAGATGCACGAAATCTCACGAAAATTGGAATACGTATCAGAACTGGCGAAAATTACAAAGTTCTGAAGTGATTTGGCTCGGGTGTcgccagagggctccatagcgccccctaatgtaggcaggtTTGAGAAACAAATACTTCCATCATCACGAAATTAGAGTAGGTCATTGCCTACATATGCAAGAGCGTATTATATCTCttagatttttagatttttttggcCAACAAAAAGTCAGCCATCTTGGATTTCGTACGTTaatttaaaatttacgaacacacgtttgaggactttaggatgcacaaaaactcatgaaactttacacgcatattcacactagtaattacttcaatTTAGTGTTGTAATTGGGCTTGGgtgtggcatgttggctcttaATCTCCCCCTTAATACTTTTAGCCTTTGAATATACCTTTGACGCCCTTGGTATACTCGAAAAATCATGAAAGTTGGATACCTGTGGACTTTTACGTGAATGTACAGCGATTGGGTTCAGCGTGTTAAGCGGGTTCCATAGCGCCCCTTAATGCGTGGAAGGCAATAGTTTGGAAaaagttgatcctatattcatgaaatttggtaggcacatcccgatcattatttcagacatatttcttattaggtttcattagctccgcccacgcGGAAGTTGGCCATTTAGaattttgtgcatttttcatgtattttatgcatacgtTTACATACTCCTCTTAGAGAGTTCATCAGATTTGCGAATGTTTGATCGATATATCAAACTGTGATATCATAGGTCATGTGAGAAGATGCCATTTTATCacatactcctcctagaggattcaagagatccatctcaaagtcagGCAGCAGAAtttcaacaccttcacgatgcaaaattgcgaagcttttgtgttttcacaaAACGGCATTGTTGTGGCGGCGTGGCGTATTTCGATGTTTCGACATGACACatgaggctgttgtaacttggctttacatagtccaatttgccccaaatttcacaagctggataagagtccaggcctgaaaacatatatgtgccattatgagtgatagtcatagcgccacctacaggaaacaggaagttgttgtaaacaatacattgtccaatctgcccaaaacttgacatgttttataagattcccggcctgaagacatatacgtgccattatgagtgatagtcatagcgccaccaacaggaaacaggaagttgttgtaaattaaattataaattgtCCAATCAGCCCCAAACTTGACATGCTTTATTAAAGTCTTTAGCGCCACGCGCTCCACGGAGAAAATaccctctaactgttgcgtgccgTGTCCGACTTTCATGGAAATGCATAGCAGCGGGTACCCCCAACGTGCACAAAGGGGTGAGGGCCTGTTcaacgctgcttgcagctttgattattattattttatgtctttgagTGCAAAAATGAGGTGCTGACATGGTGTGCTGGAGAATTTACATTATTCGCCATTGAAAGACAAACTGTTGTAACTCGTCTATACTTTGTCCAATCTCTCCCAAACTTGACCTACTTCATAGTAGTCCAGGCCTGACGACATCTTAATGGCAATATTGACATATAGTCATAGTGCCACcgactggcaacaggaagtcagcgttatgtgacaaacatcatccTACTTGCATGAATTTGACATTGTGTGATCTACACTTGACATAGAGCAACATAATACCTTTCTTGCCCGTGTTCTCTAGTGCCACATAGTGAACACAGGAAGTGGTGAAAAATTGTCAATCCGTTATTTCCTGTTCTACTCAATACACGCAGG is drawn from Sebastes umbrosus isolate fSebUmb1 chromosome 18, fSebUmb1.pri, whole genome shotgun sequence and contains these coding sequences:
- the LOC119477457 gene encoding trace amine-associated receptor 1-like, which encodes MASEDNVNDIHPCYEIDNGSYILKGTPSTICVLLFIFLGSLSVVTICGNLLVIISIIYFKQLHTATNFLILSLAVADLLVGLVVFPLSMVFSLSSCLYYEDLFCKVRDSLDATLSVSSILNTCCISIDRYYAVCQPLNYRTKINVNVVAVMIVVSWSVSVLVAIGRAIPGLINEKCKENCVIDFRRARILAQFFSFYLPVIIMLCIYLKIFLVAQRQARNIQNTTCQNTKSGATASKMERKSTKTLAIVMGVFLMCWTPFFLYVSCQVLNHVPMWVPLFETLNWLTLSNSMFNPFIYAFFYSWFRSALRMIISGKIFQVLNPFIYAFFYSWFRSAFRMIISSIESTPDPHVLSVVQPAPALHVLSVVRPTPDPRVLLAVRPTPAPHVLSAVRPTPASRLLSGVRPTPYPSILSEIRPTPDPSILSGSGRPLLLRLGCNHLLLLFGRNHLLSRLGHYQLLFPLGLNHLLFRLGRRHHLLFRLDRSRHLPFR